The Apium graveolens cultivar Ventura chromosome 6, ASM990537v1, whole genome shotgun sequence genome contains a region encoding:
- the LOC141665450 gene encoding uncharacterized protein LOC141665450, whose product MEKSFELAEVKDDKKAKYASYYQKDEASFGWESTKALQKEEVISWQKFTKLFLENYLPRYMQDQLELGFLELKQENIQYPSMRLSFPELARFLPEYVNTEAKKTKIFYQGLKSWIRSQVALLELRIYVAVV is encoded by the coding sequence atggagaaatcctttgaaTTAGCTGAGGTTAAGGATGATAAGAAGGCGAAGTATGCAAGTTATTATCAAAAGGATGAGGCAAGTTTTGGGTGGGAATCTACCAAAGCATTACAAAAAGAAGAAGTTATATCATGGCAGAAGTTCACAAAATTGTTTCTAGAAAATTACTTACCAAGATATATGCAAGACCAGTTAGAGTTAGGATTTCTGGAGTTAAAACAAGAGAATATTCAGTATCCGAGTATGAGGTTAAGTTTTCCAGAATTGGCAAGGTTTCTGCCAGAATATGTTAATACGGAAGCAAAGAAGACAAAAATATTTTACCAAGGACTTAAGTCGTGGATTCGGAGTCAGGTGGCTCTTCTTGAGCTACGAATATATGTTGCAGTTGTATAG